One region of Pseudomonas alvandae genomic DNA includes:
- a CDS encoding multifunctional CCA addition/repair protein, producing the protein MQIYKVGGAVRDRLLGIPVTDIDRVVVGATAEEMLAKGFRPVGADFPVFLDPKTGEEYALARTERKSGRGYGGFVFHASPEVTLEEDLIRRDLTINAIAEDDHGNLIDPYHGQRDIEARMLRHVSMAFAEDPLRVLRVARFAARYAPLGFKVADETLELMRQLSGSGELEALTAERSWKEISRALMENQPQVFIQVLHDCDALKVLMPEVDALFGVPQPEAHHPEIDTGAHTLGVLEQSARFKQPLSVRWACLLHDLGKGLTPEHEWPRHIAHEHTGLKLIKAVNERFKAPRDCQELALLVGQYHTHGHRALELKASTLLELLQSFDVYRRPQRFEEFIAACEMDARGRKGLEERSYPQADYLRGAASAARAVAVQPLLEKGFKGPELGEAIKRERLKTLKAYKEAAS; encoded by the coding sequence ATGCAAATCTACAAAGTTGGCGGCGCCGTTCGCGACCGCCTGCTGGGGATTCCCGTCACCGACATCGATCGGGTCGTGGTGGGGGCCACCGCCGAGGAAATGCTCGCCAAGGGCTTCCGCCCCGTAGGGGCTGATTTCCCGGTATTTCTTGACCCGAAGACAGGCGAGGAATATGCCCTCGCCCGCACGGAACGAAAGAGCGGCAGGGGTTATGGTGGCTTCGTGTTCCATGCCAGCCCCGAGGTGACGCTCGAAGAAGACCTGATCCGCAGGGACCTGACAATCAACGCGATTGCCGAGGATGATCATGGCAATCTCATCGACCCCTATCATGGCCAGCGTGATATCGAAGCACGGATGCTGCGTCACGTTTCCATGGCTTTCGCCGAAGATCCCCTCAGGGTCCTGCGTGTTGCTCGTTTTGCCGCGCGCTATGCCCCGCTGGGCTTCAAGGTTGCAGACGAGACTCTCGAGCTGATGCGCCAACTCAGCGGTTCAGGAGAGCTGGAAGCACTGACGGCAGAACGCAGCTGGAAAGAAATCTCACGCGCGCTGATGGAAAACCAGCCGCAGGTATTTATTCAAGTGCTTCATGACTGTGATGCGCTCAAGGTCCTGATGCCCGAAGTCGATGCATTGTTCGGCGTACCACAACCTGAAGCCCATCATCCCGAAATCGACACGGGCGCTCATACCCTAGGCGTGCTGGAACAGTCAGCACGGTTCAAGCAGCCGCTGTCGGTCCGTTGGGCTTGCCTGTTGCATGATTTGGGAAAAGGCCTGACGCCCGAGCATGAATGGCCACGCCACATCGCCCATGAACACACCGGGCTGAAACTGATCAAAGCGGTCAACGAGCGTTTCAAGGCGCCCCGCGACTGTCAGGAATTGGCGCTACTGGTGGGCCAATACCACACCCATGGTCATCGCGCGCTGGAACTCAAGGCATCCACTTTGCTTGAGCTGCTGCAGAGTTTCGATGTGTACCGGCGCCCCCAGCGCTTCGAGGAGTTCATCGCCGCATGCGAGATGGACGCACGCGGACGCAAGGGGCTTGAAGAGCGAAGTTATCCACAGGCCGATTATCTGCGGGGCGCTGCGTCAGCGGCCCGGGCAGTAGCGGTGCAACCGTTGCTGGAGAAAGGCTTCAAGGGACCGGAACTCGGTGAGGCGATCAAGCGTGAGCGCCTCAAGACGCTGAAGGCTTACAAGGAAGCGGCGAGCTGA
- the plsY gene encoding glycerol-3-phosphate 1-O-acyltransferase PlsY translates to MFWLLAILAYLLGSLSFAILLSRLTGRPDPRMSGSGNAGATNMLRLAGRKLAILTLLGDLCKGLVPVLIASLAGLSLQQQAWIGVCAVIGHLFPLYFRFRGGKGVATAAGMLLGLYPPAALLAVCAWLLTFYLTRTSSLAALIATPLTLPLLAWQEPAALLPMTALVALIVWRHRGNLRDLFAGRERHF, encoded by the coding sequence ATGTTTTGGTTACTGGCGATCCTCGCCTACCTGCTCGGCTCACTGTCCTTCGCCATTTTGCTCAGCCGCCTGACCGGTCGCCCGGATCCGCGAATGAGTGGCTCGGGCAATGCCGGTGCCACCAACATGCTGCGCCTGGCCGGACGCAAACTCGCCATCCTGACCCTGCTTGGCGACCTCTGCAAAGGCCTTGTCCCGGTATTGATCGCCAGCCTTGCAGGGCTCTCGTTGCAGCAACAGGCCTGGATCGGCGTCTGCGCCGTCATCGGCCACCTGTTCCCGCTGTACTTTCGCTTTCGTGGCGGCAAGGGTGTCGCCACCGCCGCCGGCATGCTGCTGGGTCTTTATCCCCCTGCCGCCCTGCTGGCTGTCTGCGCCTGGCTGCTGACCTTCTACCTGACTCGGACCAGCTCCCTGGCCGCGCTGATCGCCACGCCGCTGACCCTGCCGTTGCTAGCCTGGCAGGAACCGGCGGCCCTGCTGCCAATGACCGCGCTGGTTGCACTGATCGTCTGGCGCCACCGGGGCAATCTACGCGACCTGTTCGCCGGGCGCGAACGGCATTTTTAA
- a CDS encoding SpoVR family protein yields MTAKKEQKRQPISTGSEWTFELIQAYDREISRIADRYALDTYPNQIEVITAEQMMDAYASVGMPLGYHHWSYGKHFLSTEKSYSRGQMGLAYEIVINSDPCIAYLMEENTICMQALVVAHACYGHNSFFKGNYLFRTWTDASSIIDYLVFAKQYIMQCEERHGIDAVEDLLDSCHALMNYGVDRYKRPYPISAEEERRRQKDREEHLQKQINDLWRTIPKGADKYSEKDNARFPAEPQENILYFIEKHAPLLEPWQREIVRIVRKIAQYFYPQRQTQVMNEGWATFWHYTLMNDLYDEGLVTDGFMMEFLTSHTSVVFQPGFDSPYYSGINPYALGFAMYRDIRRMCENPTEEDRRWFPELAGSDWLSTIKFAMSSFKDESFILQYLSPKVIRDLKLFSILDDDQKDDLLVPAIHDESGYRIIRETLAAQYNLGNREPNVQIYSIDRRGDRSLTLRHQQHNRKPLGDSTDEVLKHLHRLWGFDIHLETLQGEQVMKTHHVPPRNEQAEGDYGRLDLAVIHL; encoded by the coding sequence ATGACCGCCAAAAAAGAGCAGAAGCGCCAGCCCATCTCCACCGGTTCCGAATGGACATTTGAACTGATCCAGGCCTACGACCGCGAAATCAGTCGTATCGCGGACCGTTATGCCCTGGACACCTACCCGAACCAGATTGAAGTGATCACCGCCGAGCAGATGATGGACGCCTATGCGTCGGTCGGCATGCCGCTGGGCTATCACCACTGGTCCTATGGCAAGCATTTTCTCAGTACGGAAAAATCCTATAGCCGAGGCCAGATGGGATTGGCCTACGAAATCGTGATCAACTCCGACCCGTGCATTGCCTACCTGATGGAAGAAAACACCATCTGCATGCAAGCCTTGGTGGTGGCGCATGCGTGCTATGGGCACAACAGTTTCTTCAAGGGCAACTACCTGTTCCGTACGTGGACCGATGCCAGCTCGATCATCGATTACCTGGTATTTGCCAAGCAGTACATCATGCAGTGCGAAGAGCGCCACGGCATCGACGCCGTGGAGGACTTGCTGGATTCCTGCCATGCCTTGATGAACTACGGCGTGGACCGCTACAAGCGCCCCTATCCGATTTCCGCTGAAGAAGAGCGGCGCAGGCAAAAGGACAGGGAAGAACATCTGCAGAAGCAGATCAACGACCTATGGCGGACCATCCCCAAGGGCGCGGACAAATACAGCGAGAAGGACAACGCGCGCTTCCCTGCCGAGCCCCAGGAAAACATCCTCTATTTCATCGAAAAGCATGCGCCGCTGCTGGAGCCTTGGCAGCGGGAAATCGTGCGGATCGTGCGCAAGATCGCCCAGTATTTCTATCCGCAGCGCCAGACTCAGGTCATGAACGAGGGTTGGGCGACGTTCTGGCACTACACACTGATGAACGACCTGTACGACGAGGGCCTGGTCACCGACGGCTTCATGATGGAGTTCCTCACATCCCATACCAGCGTGGTGTTCCAACCCGGCTTCGACAGCCCCTATTACAGCGGCATCAACCCTTATGCGCTGGGCTTTGCGATGTACCGCGACATTCGGCGGATGTGTGAAAACCCAACCGAAGAGGATCGTCGCTGGTTTCCTGAGCTGGCCGGGTCGGATTGGTTGTCCACGATCAAATTCGCGATGAGCAGCTTCAAGGATGAGAGCTTCATCCTGCAGTACCTTTCGCCCAAAGTGATCCGCGACCTGAAGCTATTCAGCATCCTTGACGATGATCAGAAGGACGACCTGCTGGTACCCGCGATCCATGATGAAAGCGGTTATCGCATCATCCGTGAAACCCTGGCGGCGCAGTACAACCTGGGCAATCGCGAACCCAACGTACAGATCTACAGCATCGACCGCCGTGGGGATCGCTCGCTGACGCTCCGTCATCAACAGCACAATCGCAAGCCGCTGGGCGATTCAACCGATGAAGTCCTCAAGCACCTGCATCGCCTCTGGGGATTCGATATCCACCTCGAAACCCTGCAAGGCGAACAGGTGATGAAAACCCATCATGTCCCCCCGCGAAATGAACAAGCCGAAGGAGACTACGGCCGCCTGGACTTGGCCGTCATACATCTTTGA
- the folK gene encoding 2-amino-4-hydroxy-6-hydroxymethyldihydropteridine diphosphokinase — translation MSLTQVFLGLGSNIERETHLSAGLEALAGFLVDMRCSAVFESQPVGIKSGPFFNFVVSAFTDLPLMELDRRLKFIEADNGRYAPDRKGLPLDIDVLLYGEQVGNFDGLILPRAEILKNAFVLWPLSLIAPDRIHPGVGKSFATLWEEAQIDQVLAPVAFEWRGKQLTPLDLL, via the coding sequence ATGTCGCTGACACAGGTTTTCCTCGGGCTCGGCAGCAATATCGAGCGCGAAACCCATTTGTCCGCAGGGCTTGAGGCATTGGCCGGTTTTTTGGTCGATATGCGCTGCTCGGCCGTGTTCGAGAGCCAGCCGGTAGGCATCAAGAGCGGTCCGTTCTTCAATTTTGTCGTGTCGGCCTTCACTGACCTACCGCTGATGGAGCTGGATCGCCGGCTCAAATTCATCGAGGCCGACAATGGTCGTTACGCGCCGGACCGCAAGGGTTTGCCGTTGGATATCGACGTGTTGTTGTATGGCGAACAGGTTGGCAACTTCGATGGGTTGATCCTTCCGCGCGCGGAAATCCTCAAGAATGCCTTTGTGCTATGGCCTTTGTCGTTGATTGCGCCGGATCGGATTCATCCGGGCGTGGGCAAGAGCTTTGCAACGTTGTGGGAAGAAGCACAGATCGACCAGGTGCTAGCGCCGGTGGCATTCGAGTGGCGAGGGAAGCAGCTTACGCCGTTGGATCTGCTGTAA
- the tsaD gene encoding tRNA (adenosine(37)-N6)-threonylcarbamoyltransferase complex transferase subunit TsaD: protein MLVLGLETSCDETGVALYDSERGLLADALFSQIDLHRAYGGVVPELASRDHVKRMLPLIRQVLAEAGCVPTEIDAIAYTAGPGLVGALLVGASCAQALAFAWGIPALGVHHMEGHLLAPMLEPQPPEFPFVALLVSGGHTQLVRVDGIGQYALMGESLDDAAGEAFDKTAKMMGLNYPGGPEIARLATQGVEGRFVFPRPMCDRPGLDFSFSGLKTFALNTWQQCVSAGDDSEQARCDISLAFQQAVVETLTIKCKRALKQAGLKRLVIAGGVSANKALRLSLEKMLGDMKGDVYYARPEFCTDNGAMIAFAGCQRLLAGQQESLAISVQARWPMEQLAPL, encoded by the coding sequence ATGCTAGTACTGGGATTAGAAACATCCTGCGACGAAACCGGCGTTGCTCTCTACGACAGCGAGCGTGGCCTGCTGGCCGATGCTTTGTTCAGTCAAATCGACCTGCACCGCGCCTATGGCGGCGTGGTGCCCGAGCTTGCGTCCCGTGACCACGTCAAGCGCATGCTGCCCTTGATCCGCCAGGTCCTGGCCGAAGCCGGCTGTGTGCCGACCGAGATCGATGCCATCGCCTATACCGCAGGGCCGGGCCTGGTCGGCGCGCTGCTGGTCGGCGCTTCCTGTGCCCAGGCGCTGGCCTTTGCCTGGGGCATTCCGGCCTTGGGCGTGCACCACATGGAAGGTCACCTGCTGGCCCCAATGCTGGAACCGCAACCGCCGGAATTTCCGTTCGTCGCTTTGTTGGTGTCGGGTGGTCATACGCAGCTTGTCCGCGTGGACGGAATCGGTCAGTACGCCCTCATGGGGGAGTCGCTCGACGATGCCGCCGGGGAAGCTTTCGACAAAACCGCGAAGATGATGGGCCTCAATTATCCGGGCGGACCGGAAATCGCACGGCTGGCAACCCAAGGGGTTGAAGGACGTTTCGTCTTCCCTCGTCCGATGTGCGATCGGCCTGGCCTGGATTTCAGCTTCAGCGGCCTGAAAACCTTCGCGTTGAATACCTGGCAGCAGTGCGTCAGCGCCGGGGACGACAGTGAGCAAGCCCGTTGCGACATCTCCCTGGCATTCCAGCAGGCCGTGGTGGAGACTTTGACCATCAAGTGCAAGCGCGCCTTGAAACAGGCCGGGCTCAAGCGCTTGGTCATCGCCGGCGGGGTGAGTGCCAACAAAGCCTTGCGATTGTCATTGGAAAAAATGCTCGGCGACATGAAGGGCGACGTTTACTACGCCCGGCCGGAGTTCTGCACAGATAATGGCGCGATGATCGCTTTTGCTGGTTGCCAACGTTTGCTGGCCGGCCAGCAGGAAAGCCTGGCGATCAGCGTGCAGGCGCGCTGGCCCATGGAGCAGTTGGCGCCGCTGTGA
- the glpE gene encoding thiosulfate sulfurtransferase GlpE has translation MTEFKRIPPEQAHALREQGAVVVDVRDPATFAVLHISGSKHLDNHSLHAFIQAADLDAPTIVVCYHGNSSQSAAAYLISQGFSDVYSLDGGFELWRSTYPGETEQGSHE, from the coding sequence ATGACCGAATTCAAACGCATCCCTCCCGAACAGGCCCACGCCCTGCGTGAACAAGGCGCCGTCGTCGTCGATGTGCGCGACCCCGCCACTTTCGCAGTTTTGCACATCAGTGGCTCCAAGCATCTGGATAATCATTCCCTTCATGCTTTCATCCAGGCCGCTGATCTCGATGCGCCTACCATCGTGGTCTGCTACCACGGCAACTCCAGCCAGAGTGCGGCGGCCTACTTGATCAGCCAGGGCTTCAGTGACGTCTACAGCCTGGACGGTGGTTTTGAGCTGTGGCGCTCGACTTACCCTGGAGAAACCGAGCAAGGCTCCCACGAATAA
- the folB gene encoding dihydroneopterin aldolase, producing MDRVFIEGLEVDTVIGAYDWERGIRQCLRLDLSFAWDNRPAAAGDDLTLALDYASVSARIQAFAELAQFQLVETFAERLAKELMDEFEITWLRLKVTKPGAVPAASGVGVEIERGCR from the coding sequence TTGGACAGAGTGTTTATCGAGGGCCTGGAAGTCGACACGGTAATCGGTGCCTACGACTGGGAGCGAGGCATCCGACAGTGTCTGCGGCTTGACCTGAGCTTCGCCTGGGACAACCGCCCGGCCGCCGCGGGCGACGACCTTACCCTGGCTCTCGATTACGCCAGCGTTTCGGCGCGTATCCAGGCGTTCGCAGAGCTGGCGCAGTTCCAGCTGGTCGAGACCTTTGCAGAGCGTTTGGCCAAGGAACTCATGGACGAGTTCGAGATTACCTGGCTGCGCCTGAAAGTAACCAAGCCTGGCGCCGTTCCGGCTGCCAGTGGGGTTGGCGTGGAGATCGAGCGCGGATGTCGCTGA
- a CDS encoding PrkA family serine protein kinase, translating to MSIFSHFQQRFESTRQEEYSLQEYLELCKQDRSAYASAAERLLLAIGEPELLDTSTNSRLSRIFSNKVIRRYPAFADFHGMEECIEQIVSYFRHAAQGLEEKKQILYLLGPVGGGKSSLAEKLKQLIEKVPFYAIKGSPVFESPLGLFNATEDGAILEEDFGIPRRYLNTIMSPWATKRLAEFGGDISQFRVVKLYPSILNQIAVAKTEPGDENNQDISALVGKVDIRKLEEFPQNDADAYSYSGALCRANQGLMEFVEMFKAPIKVLHPLLTATQEGNYNSTEGLGAIPFSGILLAHSNESEWHTFRNNKNNEAFIDRIYIVKVPYCLRVTDEVKIYDKLLFNSSLSKAHCAPDTLKMLAQFTVLSRLKEPENSNIYSKMRVYDGENLKDTDPKAKSIQEYRDNAGVDEGMNGLSTRFAFKILSKVFNFDPHEIAANPVHLLYVLEQQIEQEQFQAETRERYLRFLKEYLAPRYIEFIGKEIQTAYLESYSEYGQNIFDRYVLYADFWIQDQEYRDPETGEILNRVALNEELEKIEKPAGISNPKDFRNEIVNFVLRARANNNGKNPTWLSYEKLRVVIEKKMFSNTEDLLPVISFNAKASKEDQQKHNDFVTRMVERGYTDKQVRLLSEWYLRVRKSQ from the coding sequence ATGAGTATTTTTAGCCACTTCCAGCAACGTTTCGAGTCCACGCGGCAGGAGGAGTACTCGCTGCAGGAATACCTCGAACTCTGCAAGCAGGACCGCAGTGCCTACGCATCGGCCGCGGAGCGTCTGTTGCTGGCCATTGGAGAACCGGAACTGCTGGATACCTCGACCAACTCGAGGCTCTCGCGGATATTTTCCAACAAGGTGATCCGCCGCTACCCGGCCTTTGCCGACTTCCACGGGATGGAGGAATGCATCGAGCAGATCGTGTCCTACTTCCGCCATGCCGCCCAGGGCCTGGAGGAGAAGAAACAAATCCTCTACCTGCTCGGCCCCGTCGGCGGCGGTAAATCATCACTGGCCGAGAAGCTCAAGCAACTGATTGAGAAAGTGCCCTTTTATGCCATCAAGGGGTCGCCGGTGTTCGAGTCCCCGCTGGGGCTGTTCAACGCCACCGAAGATGGCGCCATTCTCGAGGAAGATTTCGGCATTCCGCGCCGCTACCTCAACACCATCATGTCGCCATGGGCCACCAAGCGCCTGGCCGAGTTCGGCGGTGACATCAGCCAGTTCCGGGTGGTCAAGCTCTACCCATCGATCCTCAACCAGATTGCGGTCGCCAAGACCGAGCCTGGGGATGAAAACAACCAGGACATTTCCGCCCTGGTGGGCAAGGTCGATATCCGCAAGCTGGAGGAATTCCCACAGAACGACGCCGACGCCTACAGCTATTCTGGCGCGCTGTGCCGGGCCAACCAGGGCCTGATGGAATTCGTCGAAATGTTCAAGGCGCCCATCAAGGTGCTCCACCCGTTGCTGACCGCCACCCAGGAAGGTAACTACAACAGCACCGAGGGGTTGGGGGCGATTCCGTTCAGCGGCATCCTGCTGGCGCACTCCAACGAATCGGAATGGCACACCTTCCGCAACAACAAGAACAACGAAGCCTTCATCGACCGGATCTACATCGTCAAGGTGCCTTACTGCCTGCGGGTCACCGACGAGGTGAAGATCTACGACAAGCTGCTGTTCAACAGCTCGCTGTCCAAGGCCCATTGCGCGCCCGACACACTGAAGATGCTGGCCCAGTTCACCGTGCTGTCGCGCCTCAAGGAGCCGGAAAACTCCAACATCTATTCGAAGATGCGGGTCTACGACGGCGAAAATCTCAAGGACACCGATCCAAAGGCCAAGTCGATCCAGGAATACCGCGACAACGCGGGCGTGGACGAAGGGATGAACGGCCTCTCCACTCGTTTCGCGTTCAAGATCCTGTCCAAGGTCTTCAACTTCGATCCGCATGAAATCGCCGCCAACCCGGTCCACCTGTTGTATGTGCTTGAGCAACAGATCGAGCAGGAACAATTCCAGGCGGAAACCCGCGAGCGGTACCTGCGCTTCCTCAAGGAATACCTGGCGCCCCGCTACATCGAGTTCATCGGCAAGGAAATCCAGACCGCCTACCTGGAATCCTACAGCGAATACGGTCAGAACATCTTCGATCGCTACGTGCTGTACGCAGATTTCTGGATTCAGGACCAGGAATACCGTGATCCGGAAACCGGCGAGATCCTCAATCGCGTGGCGCTCAACGAGGAACTGGAAAAGATCGAGAAACCGGCGGGCATCAGCAATCCGAAGGATTTCCGCAACGAGATCGTCAACTTCGTCCTGCGCGCCCGGGCCAACAACAACGGCAAGAACCCTACGTGGCTCAGCTACGAGAAGCTGCGGGTGGTCATCGAGAAGAAAATGTTCTCCAACACCGAAGACCTGCTGCCCGTCATCAGCTTCAACGCCAAGGCCAGCAAGGAGGACCAGCAAAAACACAACGACTTCGTTACACGCATGGTCGAACGTGGCTACACCGACAAACAGGTACGACTGCTGTCCGAGTGGTACCTGCGGGTCCGGAAATCGCAGTAG
- the rpsU gene encoding 30S ribosomal protein S21: MPAVKVKENEPFDVALRRFKRSCEKAGVLAEVRSREFYEKPTSERKRKAAAAVKRHAKKVQREQRRAVRLY, encoded by the coding sequence ATGCCAGCCGTCAAAGTAAAAGAGAACGAACCCTTCGACGTAGCTCTGCGTCGTTTCAAGCGCTCCTGCGAAAAAGCCGGTGTTCTGGCTGAAGTTCGTAGCCGCGAATTCTACGAGAAGCCGACTTCCGAGCGTAAGCGCAAAGCAGCAGCCGCTGTTAAGCGTCACGCCAAGAAAGTTCAGCGCGAACAGCGCCGCGCCGTACGTCTGTACTAA
- a CDS encoding YeaH/YhbH family protein → MSYVIDRRLNGKNKSTVNRQRFLRRYRDHIKKAVEEAVSRRSITDMEHGEQISIPGRDIDEPVLHHGRGGKQTVVHPGNKEFTSGEHIPRPPGGGGGKGPGKAGNSGEGMDEFVFQITQEEFLEFMFEDLELPNLVKRNLTGTDTFKTVRAGISNEGNPSRINIIRTLRSAHARRIALSGSSRAKLREAKEELARLKREEPDNFGDIQDLEAEIEKLSARIHRVPFLDTFDLKYNLLVKQPNPSSKAVMFCLMDVSGSMTQATKDIAKRFFILLYLFLKRNYDKIDVVFIRHHTSAREVDEEEFFYSRETGGTIVSSALKLMQEIMAARYPANEWNIYAAQASDGDNWNDDSPICRDILINQIMPFVQYYTYVEITPREHQALWYEYERIAEAFSDTFAQQQLVSAGDIYPVFRELFQRRLVT, encoded by the coding sequence ATGAGCTATGTGATCGACCGACGCCTCAATGGCAAGAACAAGAGCACGGTGAACCGCCAGCGTTTTTTGCGGCGCTACCGTGATCACATCAAGAAAGCCGTCGAAGAGGCGGTCAGCCGCCGCTCCATTACCGACATGGAACACGGCGAACAAATCAGCATTCCCGGTCGCGACATCGACGAGCCGGTGCTTCACCATGGCCGCGGCGGCAAGCAGACCGTCGTGCACCCTGGAAACAAGGAATTCACCAGCGGCGAGCACATCCCTCGCCCACCCGGTGGGGGCGGAGGCAAAGGCCCTGGCAAGGCTGGCAATTCCGGCGAAGGCATGGACGAGTTCGTGTTCCAGATTACCCAGGAGGAATTCCTTGAATTCATGTTCGAGGACCTGGAGTTGCCGAACCTGGTCAAACGCAACCTGACGGGCACAGACACCTTCAAGACCGTGCGGGCCGGTATCAGCAACGAGGGCAACCCCTCGCGCATCAACATCATCCGCACCCTGCGCTCAGCCCACGCCCGCCGCATCGCCCTGTCAGGTAGCAGCCGGGCGAAACTGCGCGAAGCCAAGGAAGAACTGGCCCGTCTCAAGCGCGAGGAACCCGATAACTTCGGCGACATTCAGGACCTGGAAGCGGAGATCGAGAAACTCAGCGCGCGCATCCACCGCGTGCCGTTCCTGGATACTTTCGACCTCAAGTACAACCTGCTGGTGAAGCAGCCAAACCCCAGTTCCAAGGCCGTGATGTTCTGCCTCATGGACGTATCCGGCTCCATGACCCAAGCGACCAAGGACATTGCCAAGCGCTTCTTCATCCTGTTGTACCTGTTCCTGAAGCGGAACTACGACAAGATCGACGTGGTGTTCATCCGTCACCACACCAGCGCCCGGGAGGTCGACGAAGAAGAATTTTTCTATTCCCGGGAAACCGGTGGCACCATTGTTTCCAGCGCCTTGAAGTTGATGCAGGAAATCATGGCCGCACGTTATCCAGCCAACGAATGGAATATCTATGCGGCGCAGGCGTCCGACGGGGATAACTGGAACGACGATTCGCCCATTTGCCGCGACATCCTGATCAACCAGATCATGCCGTTCGTCCAGTACTACACCTATGTGGAAATAACTCCACGCGAACATCAGGCCCTGTGGTACGAATACGAACGCATCGCCGAAGCCTTTTCCGACACGTTTGCCCAACAGCAACTGGTCTCGGCCGGGGATATCTACCCGGTCTTCCGTGAACTCTTCCAGCGCAGGTTAGTGACATGA